The Miscanthus floridulus cultivar M001 chromosome 7, ASM1932011v1, whole genome shotgun sequence genome includes a region encoding these proteins:
- the LOC136465837 gene encoding uncharacterized protein — protein sequence MKHFHVDYVNFLVANFNMAYHAILGRPALAKFMAVPHYTYLVLKMLAEQGVLSLCANHDIAYNHKKESFTLAEARDISIYMQDYIVTSQVIPLEDLEIPTLDVTRASTKSKEFKEVVLILDNQSNTTWIGADLDPK from the coding sequence ATGAAGCACTTTCATGTTGACTATGTCAACTTCCTTGTCGCCAACTTTAACATGGCGTACCACgccatccttggtcgaccagctcttgccaagttcatggctgtgccGCACTATACATACCTAGTGCTAAAGATGCTAGCAGAGCAGGGGGTCCTCTCCCTATGCGCCAACCATGACATCGCCTACAACCACAAGAAGGAAAGCTTCACGCTCGCTGAGGCAAGAGACATCTCCATCTATATGCAGGACTACATTGTGACTTCGCAGGTGATCCCTCTAGAGGACCTAGAGATCCCTACCCTAGACGTCACTCGAGCTTCAACCAAGTCCAAGGAGTTTAAGGAAGTGGTCCTCATCCTCGACAACCAGTCCAACACTACTTGGATCGGGGCCGACctcgatcctaaatag